From a single Collimonas pratensis genomic region:
- the galE gene encoding UDP-glucose 4-epimerase GalE has product MNAAILLTGATGYIGSHTWVELLEAGHQVVGVDNLANSSPLVLDRIRKITGKTPLFVQADLCDRASTERLFQDYRIGATIHFAALKSIGESVVKPLEYYANNLNSLLTLCTAMRDAGVENMVFSSSASVYGDPATLPILEHFPLSASNPYGQTKLIGEQILRDLEQSDPRWKIAYLRYFNPVGAHKSGLIGEDSRGNPDNLMPYIARVAARRSASLPVFGGDYPTADGTGVRDYIHVVDLAKAHLAALDYLQDKRQSLTANIGSGRGYSVLEVIAAYEKASGQRVPYDMAPRRPDDIASCYADPGLAAELLGWRAKENLESICTDSWRWQSQNPAGFAD; this is encoded by the coding sequence ATGAACGCAGCTATCCTGCTCACCGGGGCGACCGGCTATATCGGCTCCCATACCTGGGTTGAGCTGCTGGAGGCCGGCCATCAGGTGGTCGGCGTCGACAACCTGGCCAACAGCAGTCCGCTGGTGCTTGATCGCATCAGGAAGATCACCGGCAAGACACCGCTGTTCGTGCAGGCGGATCTGTGCGATCGCGCCAGTACCGAACGCTTGTTCCAGGATTATCGGATCGGCGCCACCATCCATTTCGCCGCGTTGAAATCGATTGGGGAATCGGTCGTCAAGCCGCTCGAATACTATGCCAACAATCTGAACAGCTTGCTGACGCTGTGTACCGCGATGCGCGATGCCGGCGTCGAAAACATGGTGTTCAGTTCCTCGGCATCGGTGTATGGCGATCCGGCCACGCTGCCGATCCTGGAGCACTTTCCCCTGTCGGCTTCGAATCCCTATGGCCAGACCAAACTGATCGGCGAGCAGATACTGCGTGACCTGGAACAGTCGGACCCGCGCTGGAAGATTGCGTACCTGCGCTATTTCAATCCGGTAGGCGCGCACAAAAGCGGCCTGATCGGTGAAGACTCGCGCGGCAATCCGGATAACCTGATGCCCTATATCGCCCGGGTCGCCGCCCGGCGCAGCGCCAGCCTGCCGGTATTCGGCGGCGATTACCCGACCGCCGACGGCACCGGCGTACGCGATTATATCCACGTGGTCGACCTCGCCAAGGCACACCTGGCGGCGCTCGATTATCTGCAGGACAAACGGCAGAGCCTGACCGCCAATATCGGCAGCGGCCGCGGCTATAGCGTGCTGGAAGTGATTGCCGCCTACGAAAAAGCCAGCGGCCAGCGCGTGCCTTACGACATGGCGCCGCGCCGTCCGGACGATATTGCATCGTGCTATGCGGATCCCGGCCTGGCGGCCGAGCTGCTGGGCTGGCGCGCGAAGGAAAACCTGGAATCGATCTGCACCGATTCCTGGCGCTGGCAGTCGCAGAATCCAGCCGGCTTTGCCGATTGA
- a CDS encoding ABC transporter substrate-binding protein: MKMLTGILLSVACALVQAEQRPAQDKIVIGQSVELSGEATGKENMEGALAYFAWVNAQGGIYGRKIELKSYDDKRKPETTRLNTEKLLKEDNALALFGYRSTPTVEAVLPLLLSEKVPLVAPFSGGQSLHQPFNPYLFNLRASYQAETAKMIELFGSLGIRKVAILYQDDSFGKDGLAGFQRNLAAHKLSPLLIASYDRKDLKVEQAVSAIAAANPQAVLMACTPSACADFVKQMHKKGAHPTFMMLSNVSSETFFESLGDDGRGVSVMQVMPYPKDFAAPATREFQSVLKSMAKPPPASYSAFEGFVAAKLLTEGLRRAGPNPTRPKLIAALETIRDYDLGGVRVSYSPDNHDGSTFVEMIMVGKRGAILH; this comes from the coding sequence ATGAAAATGTTAACCGGCATACTCTTGTCCGTTGCTTGCGCGCTGGTCCAGGCGGAGCAGCGGCCAGCGCAGGACAAGATCGTCATCGGCCAGTCGGTGGAATTGTCGGGGGAAGCCACCGGTAAGGAAAACATGGAGGGCGCGCTGGCCTATTTCGCCTGGGTCAACGCCCAGGGCGGGATTTATGGCCGCAAAATCGAGCTCAAGTCTTATGACGACAAGCGCAAGCCGGAAACCACCAGGCTGAATACCGAGAAACTGCTGAAAGAAGACAACGCGCTGGCACTGTTCGGCTATCGCAGCACGCCGACGGTGGAAGCCGTGCTGCCGCTGCTGCTGAGCGAGAAGGTGCCGCTGGTGGCGCCGTTCTCGGGCGGCCAGAGCCTGCACCAGCCGTTCAACCCCTACCTGTTCAATCTGCGCGCCAGCTACCAGGCGGAGACCGCGAAAATGATCGAGCTGTTCGGTTCGCTTGGCATCCGCAAGGTGGCGATCCTGTACCAGGACGACAGTTTCGGCAAGGATGGGCTGGCAGGATTCCAGCGCAACCTGGCGGCGCACAAGCTGAGCCCGCTGCTTATCGCCAGCTACGATCGCAAGGACTTGAAAGTAGAGCAGGCAGTCAGCGCGATTGCCGCCGCCAATCCACAAGCGGTACTGATGGCGTGCACGCCGTCAGCCTGCGCCGATTTCGTCAAGCAGATGCACAAGAAGGGTGCGCATCCGACCTTCATGATGCTATCCAATGTCAGTTCCGAGACCTTCTTTGAATCACTGGGCGACGACGGCCGCGGCGTCAGCGTCATGCAGGTGATGCCTTACCCCAAAGACTTTGCCGCGCCCGCCACCCGCGAGTTTCAGAGCGTGCTGAAGAGCATGGCCAAGCCGCCGCCCGCTTCCTATTCTGCGTTCGAAGGCTTTGTCGCGGCCAAGCTGCTGACCGAAGGCTTGCGCCGGGCCGGCCCCAACCCGACCAGGCCGAAGCTGATTGCGGCGTTGGAAACCATACGCGATTACGATCTGGGCGGGGTCAGGGTATCGTATTCACCGGACAATCACGACGGCTCGACCTTTGTCGAAATGATCATGGTCGGCAAGCGCGGCGCCATCCTGCATTGA
- a CDS encoding type IV pili methyl-accepting chemotaxis transducer N-terminal domain-containing protein, producing the protein MVHRRGFLGRSVLLAGGWSLFSNTWAQVLNINDAINKSGRQRMLSQRLAKAYMQLGQAIDVERSRKILDLSLSLFEKQLAELRAFAPSADNKLVLAEMEKAWQGYKQVLLGKLPNQQDARNIMALSEEILALAQTSTVQLEKYSGSAAGQLVNLSGRQRMLSQRMAKFYQAQQWGVAPADAAGKLEQARKEFVAAMQTLSDAPGDTARIHDELTLAQQQWLFFDAALHQNGDSMNRQRNATNVATTSERILEVMDGVTGLYQQLA; encoded by the coding sequence ATGGTGCATAGAAGGGGGTTTCTTGGCAGGTCGGTGCTGCTCGCGGGAGGCTGGAGTCTGTTTTCCAATACCTGGGCACAGGTGCTGAACATCAATGACGCCATCAACAAGTCGGGACGGCAGCGCATGTTGTCGCAGCGGCTGGCCAAGGCATACATGCAGCTGGGGCAGGCCATCGATGTCGAGCGCTCAAGAAAAATCCTCGACCTGTCGCTCAGCCTGTTTGAGAAACAGCTGGCGGAGTTGCGTGCTTTCGCGCCCAGCGCCGACAACAAGCTGGTGCTGGCCGAGATGGAAAAGGCCTGGCAGGGCTACAAGCAGGTATTGCTGGGGAAATTGCCTAACCAGCAGGACGCCCGCAACATCATGGCGCTGAGTGAAGAGATCCTGGCGCTGGCGCAGACCTCTACCGTGCAGCTGGAAAAATACTCCGGCAGCGCCGCCGGCCAGCTGGTCAACCTCTCCGGGCGGCAGCGCATGCTGTCGCAGCGCATGGCCAAGTTCTACCAGGCCCAGCAATGGGGCGTGGCGCCGGCCGATGCCGCCGGCAAGCTGGAACAGGCGCGCAAGGAATTCGTGGCTGCCATGCAGACCCTCAGCGATGCCCCTGGCGACACCGCGAGAATCCATGATGAATTGACGTTGGCGCAACAGCAATGGCTATTCTTCGACGCCGCGCTGCACCAGAACGGCGACAGCATGAACCGTCAACGCAACGCCACCAATGTCGCCACCACCAGCGAACGCATACTGGAAGTGATGGATGGCGTCACCGGCCTGTACCAGCAACTGGCCTGA